A DNA window from Hordeum vulgare subsp. vulgare chromosome 1H, MorexV3_pseudomolecules_assembly, whole genome shotgun sequence contains the following coding sequences:
- the LOC123395479 gene encoding dirigent protein 4-like produces the protein MASSSRVLSIILVLHFVLSMATPSLSCVIPCESEINLRLYLHQIAAGSGTNQVAIVASSQPARFGTTAVNDWTVIDGPNPGTATIVARTKGMHVQADVGGPGWFNYFSMVFEDARRRGSSFEVMGMNRAQEGEMAIIGGTGEFAMARGTIKYRALANPPPGQSIKELNIHAFYVKPAGTIAGPTIQ, from the exons ATGGCCAGTTCTAGCCGTGTCCTGTCCATCATTTTGGTCCTGCATTTCGTTCTATCCATGGCCACTCCATCCCTGTCTTGCGTTATTCCTTGTGAGTCTGAGATAAACTTGCGCTTGTACTTGCACCAAATCGCCGCTGGATCCGGCACAAACCAGGTTGCAATTGTTGCCTCCAGCCAACCAGCCAGGTTTGGTACGACCGCTGTTAACGACTGGACTGTCATTGATGGACCAAACCCTGGTACTGCCACCATTGTTGCCCGTACCAAAGGCATGCATGTGCAGGCTGATGTAGGCGGTCCAGGCTGGTTCAACTACTTCAGCATGGTGTTCGAGGACGCCAG GCGCCGTGGATCATCATTTGAAGTAATGGGGATGAACAGAGCTCAAGAAGGCGAGATGGCCATTATTGGTGGGACTGGAGAGTTTGCTATGGCACGTGGGACCATCAAGTATAGAGCACTCGCCAACCCCCCTCCGGGTCAAAGTATTAAAGAGCTCAATATTCATGCATTCTACGTCAAACCAGCT GGTACTATAGCTGGCCCTACCATCCAGTAA